One window of Salegentibacter sp. Hel_I_6 genomic DNA carries:
- a CDS encoding efflux RND transporter periplasmic adaptor subunit, with amino-acid sequence MKKLAILISIPLLILSCGNNKGEKSIDELIENENLTEIRAKKAELSKEQSDLTQKLDKLDQAIDRLDKTRRLDLVVTQKVNDTLFKHYAEVQGDVATDENILIYSEFSGILQDLRVEEGQEVNKGQVLAKIDDGGLSSELAQLETQATLAKTTFERQERLWEQNIGSEMQYLEAKTNYESMQNSVNRLKSQLDKTIVRAPFSGIVDEILTEQGEVVSPGQSQLFRLVSLKNMYVEAAVPESYLNNVRKGTEVIVEIGSVNREIEGEIRRVGNTINANNRSFNIEVAIPNENGMVKPNQIATIKLNDYTAESAVIIPENALLKNAQGESVVFVLQEKEGDDNIGTAQRQIVETGYSYNDLIEITKGLESGQTLIVEGAKNLRDGQEVKIRN; translated from the coding sequence ATGAAAAAGTTAGCTATTTTAATAAGTATTCCGCTATTAATTCTATCGTGTGGAAATAACAAAGGGGAAAAATCTATAGACGAACTTATAGAAAATGAAAATCTTACCGAGATTAGAGCCAAAAAAGCTGAACTAAGCAAAGAGCAAAGCGATCTCACTCAAAAATTAGACAAGCTAGACCAGGCCATAGACCGTTTAGATAAAACCCGGCGTTTAGATCTTGTAGTGACTCAAAAAGTTAATGATACGCTCTTTAAACATTATGCTGAAGTTCAGGGAGATGTTGCCACCGATGAAAACATTCTAATTTATTCTGAATTTTCTGGAATTCTCCAGGATCTACGAGTGGAAGAAGGTCAGGAAGTAAACAAAGGACAGGTGCTCGCTAAAATTGATGATGGCGGACTTTCCAGCGAATTAGCACAATTAGAGACTCAGGCTACTTTAGCAAAAACTACTTTTGAGCGGCAGGAACGCCTTTGGGAACAGAACATAGGTTCAGAAATGCAGTATTTAGAAGCTAAGACCAATTACGAGTCTATGCAAAATTCGGTAAACAGATTAAAGTCTCAATTAGACAAAACTATTGTTAGAGCTCCCTTTAGCGGGATCGTAGACGAAATTCTTACCGAGCAGGGAGAAGTAGTAAGCCCCGGGCAAAGTCAGTTATTTCGCTTAGTAAGTCTAAAGAACATGTATGTAGAGGCTGCGGTACCAGAATCTTATTTAAATAATGTTAGAAAAGGAACCGAAGTGATTGTAGAAATTGGATCTGTAAACCGGGAAATTGAAGGTGAAATAAGAAGAGTTGGAAATACTATAAATGCCAACAATCGCTCCTTCAATATAGAAGTAGCAATTCCAAATGAAAACGGAATGGTAAAACCAAACCAGATTGCCACCATTAAACTAAATGACTATACCGCAGAAAGCGCTGTAATTATTCCAGAAAATGCATTGCTTAAAAATGCACAGGGAGAAAGCGTGGTGTTTGTTCTTCAGGAAAAAGAAGGAGACGATAATATTGGTACTGCACAGAGACAAATTGTAGAAACCGGTTATTCTTACAATGACCTAATAGAAATAACCAAAGGTCTTGAATCTGGACAAACGCTTATCGTTGAAGGAGCTAAGAACCTTCGTGATGGTCAGGAAGTTAAAATAAGAAACTAA
- a CDS encoding efflux RND transporter permease subunit: MNLDREFKLSSWAINNKMTVYVIIAIVMIGGLMSYYNMPRETFPEVVETKIYVSSVNPGNSAEDVEKFITEPLEEEFNDIAGVKEISSSTFQDYSLVIVEFEEDVEVESAKTKVKDKVDLVKAETTWPTLDNGAKVEPNVFDLNISEEQPILNINLTGDYTVQQLKEYGEYLQERIELLPQIKEASIRGAEEMEVEIAVDIYKMTASQVSFTDIVNAVSAENRTISGGNVITSGVQKNIRIIGEIEDPKELQNVVVKRDGGNIFLRDIAKINFREKDATTFAREYGNPVVMLDVKKRAGKNMIEAVDQIKEIVKKEQEEYLPESLGISLTNDLSTNTRNQVDDLVNNIIFGVILVVLVLMFFLGFRNALFVGIAIPLSMFLSYIILSSMGYTLNTMVLFALVMGLGMLVDNGIVVVENVYTLMDEGMPRKQAAKQGMGEIAWPIIASTATTLAAFFPLGLWPGIVGKFMVIFPITLSIVLGSSLFVALIINSMLTSQFMKTEEEEFTKKKLIKISSILAGFGALLLIVGFVVDAGVLRAFGNILILAAILLWAYKYFISRGVDYFQHTALKKMENVYEKTLKYALRGKKAYVFFFGTLLLLFLSFVLIALIQPKVLFFPENEPNQVITYIEYPEGTDIHKTNDLTKQVEQRVFDAIKQYEDEDGYNFMVESAISQVGEGAGNPQTDGGQQNEMPHKAKITLSMREFTERRGVSSSEVLSEVREAVHGFPGASIVVEKDAAGPPTGYPINMELKGEDYEKMLLEAENLRSYVNDLSIAGIEELKIDVNKSKPELSVKVDRRKAGQLGVSTSQVGQTLRRAIYGEEVSTYKEGDDDYEINLRFADEFRYNENVLFNQPITFKDQNTGEIVQVPISSLVTTESASSFSSIKRKDLKRVITLYSNVLQGYNGNEIVGQLKTALRTYDLPKDITLEFTGEQEEQEENMAFLLKALLIAMGGILLILVAQFNSLSKPIIIVMAVVLSLVGVFLGLIIFQMDFIIIMTMMGIISLAGIVVNNAIVLIDYTQILIDREKRKFNLDDDELLTREQYFDCIVRGGRSRLRPVLLTAITTVLGLIPLAVGLNIDFFSLFIDYDPKLFIGGDNVIFWGPLAWTVIFGLVFATFLTLVVVPVMFYLVNRAKVKTADKRKERKQRKLEAKA; this comes from the coding sequence ATGAATTTAGATAGAGAATTTAAGCTTTCGTCCTGGGCGATTAATAATAAAATGACGGTATATGTAATTATCGCCATTGTTATGATTGGTGGTCTTATGTCTTACTACAATATGCCAAGGGAAACTTTCCCAGAGGTGGTAGAGACCAAGATATACGTAAGCTCTGTAAACCCAGGAAACTCTGCAGAGGATGTAGAGAAATTTATTACCGAACCCCTTGAAGAAGAATTTAATGATATTGCAGGCGTAAAGGAAATTTCCTCTTCAACCTTTCAGGATTATTCCCTGGTTATTGTGGAATTTGAAGAAGATGTAGAGGTTGAAAGTGCCAAAACCAAGGTAAAGGACAAGGTAGATTTGGTAAAAGCCGAAACTACCTGGCCAACTTTAGATAATGGTGCAAAAGTAGAACCAAACGTCTTCGACCTTAATATTTCTGAAGAACAACCCATTTTAAATATTAACCTCACTGGAGATTATACCGTTCAGCAGTTAAAGGAATATGGCGAGTATTTACAGGAACGCATAGAATTACTTCCGCAAATTAAAGAAGCCAGTATTCGTGGTGCTGAAGAAATGGAAGTGGAGATCGCGGTAGACATTTATAAGATGACTGCCTCACAGGTAAGTTTTACTGATATTGTAAATGCAGTAAGCGCTGAAAACCGAACTATTTCAGGTGGAAATGTTATCACCAGCGGTGTTCAAAAAAACATAAGGATAATTGGAGAAATTGAAGATCCTAAAGAACTTCAAAATGTAGTGGTAAAAAGAGATGGCGGTAATATTTTCCTAAGAGATATTGCAAAAATCAATTTTAGGGAAAAAGATGCTACCACTTTTGCCAGGGAATACGGTAATCCTGTGGTAATGCTGGACGTTAAAAAACGTGCCGGTAAAAACATGATCGAGGCCGTAGATCAAATTAAGGAAATTGTAAAAAAAGAACAGGAAGAATATCTTCCAGAGAGCTTAGGCATTAGCCTTACCAACGACCTTTCAACAAATACCCGAAACCAGGTAGACGACCTGGTGAATAACATCATATTTGGGGTAATTCTGGTCGTTCTGGTTTTAATGTTTTTCCTGGGATTCAGAAATGCATTATTCGTAGGGATTGCAATTCCTTTATCCATGTTCCTTTCCTACATTATTCTCTCCAGTATGGGATACACCCTAAATACCATGGTATTATTTGCACTGGTTATGGGACTGGGAATGCTTGTAGATAACGGGATTGTGGTAGTAGAAAACGTCTATACATTAATGGACGAAGGTATGCCGAGAAAACAGGCAGCAAAACAAGGTATGGGTGAAATAGCCTGGCCAATTATTGCTTCTACGGCAACTACATTGGCCGCATTTTTTCCATTAGGACTCTGGCCGGGAATCGTAGGTAAGTTTATGGTAATCTTCCCAATCACACTTTCTATTGTTTTAGGCTCTTCCCTCTTTGTAGCATTAATTATCAACTCTATGTTGACTTCCCAGTTTATGAAAACTGAAGAGGAAGAATTTACGAAGAAGAAACTTATAAAAATAAGTTCGATACTTGCCGGATTTGGAGCCTTATTACTAATAGTAGGATTTGTTGTAGATGCAGGTGTATTAAGAGCTTTTGGAAATATTTTAATTCTCGCGGCTATTTTACTTTGGGCCTATAAATATTTTATTTCAAGAGGGGTAGATTATTTCCAGCATACCGCCCTTAAAAAAATGGAAAATGTTTACGAAAAGACTTTAAAGTATGCGCTTCGCGGAAAAAAAGCTTATGTATTTTTCTTCGGAACTTTACTCTTATTGTTTCTTTCTTTTGTACTGATTGCCTTAATACAACCAAAAGTTTTGTTTTTTCCTGAAAACGAACCTAACCAGGTAATCACCTATATTGAATACCCTGAAGGAACCGATATTCACAAAACTAATGACCTAACCAAACAGGTAGAGCAACGCGTTTTTGACGCTATTAAGCAATATGAAGATGAGGACGGCTACAACTTTATGGTAGAATCTGCAATTTCTCAAGTAGGGGAAGGTGCAGGAAACCCACAAACCGATGGGGGCCAGCAAAATGAAATGCCACACAAAGCAAAGATAACCTTGTCTATGCGGGAATTTACCGAAAGACGCGGCGTGAGCAGTAGTGAAGTTTTATCTGAAGTTAGGGAAGCCGTACATGGATTTCCGGGTGCTTCTATTGTAGTAGAAAAGGATGCGGCTGGACCGCCAACCGGCTACCCGATAAATATGGAGCTTAAAGGTGAAGATTACGAAAAAATGCTTTTAGAAGCAGAAAATTTAAGATCTTATGTGAACGACCTTAGCATCGCCGGAATTGAAGAACTCAAAATAGATGTAAATAAATCTAAACCGGAATTAAGTGTAAAAGTAGACCGAAGAAAAGCCGGGCAACTTGGAGTTTCAACTTCCCAGGTGGGGCAAACTTTAAGGCGCGCAATATATGGTGAAGAGGTTTCAACCTATAAAGAAGGTGATGACGATTATGAGATCAACCTTAGGTTTGCTGATGAGTTTAGATATAACGAAAATGTACTTTTTAATCAGCCAATTACCTTTAAAGATCAAAATACCGGAGAAATCGTACAGGTTCCAATTTCATCTTTGGTCACAACAGAATCAGCTTCCTCTTTTAGTTCTATTAAAAGGAAAGACTTAAAAAGGGTAATCACCCTTTATTCTAACGTGCTGCAAGGTTACAACGGAAATGAAATTGTCGGCCAGCTAAAAACAGCGCTTAGAACCTATGATCTTCCGAAGGATATTACTTTAGAATTTACCGGCGAGCAGGAAGAACAGGAAGAAAATATGGCCTTTTTGCTTAAAGCCCTATTAATCGCTATGGGCGGTATTTTGCTTATTCTCGTTGCGCAATTTAATTCACTTTCTAAACCAATTATTATTGTTATGGCAGTAGTATTGAGTTTGGTTGGTGTTTTCCTGGGCTTGATTATCTTCCAAATGGATTTTATCATTATTATGACGATGATGGGAATTATCTCCCTGGCAGGAATTGTGGTAAATAATGCTATCGTTCTTATAGATTATACGCAAATTCTTATTGATAGGGAAAAGCGTAAGTTTAATTTAGATGACGATGAATTGCTAACCAGGGAGCAATATTTTGACTGTATTGTAAGAGGAGGAAGATCGAGATTAAGGCCGGTATTGCTTACTGCAATTACCACCGTGCTCGGTTTAATCCCGTTAGCTGTAGGTTTAAATATCGATTTCTTCAGTTTGTTTATAGATTACGATCCAAAATTATTTATTGGGGGAGACAACGTGATCTTCTGGGGGCCATTGGCCTGGACGGTGATCTTCGGGTTGGTATTTGCTACCTTCCTTACCTTAGTTGTGGTACCGGTAATGTTTTACCTGGTAAACAGAGCCAAAGTAAAAACCGCCGATAAACGCAAGGAGCGAAAACAAAGAAAGCTGGAAGCGAAAGCTTAA
- a CDS encoding TolC family protein, translating into MKFRYLLILLISLNSIAQETQEDYSFTLEEAIKYALENNYSSINSQKDIEIALKQKWEIIAQGLPQISATGDYQNNLKLPVTLLPAEIAGGEPGEFVPVTFGTKHNVNATATWNQLIFDGSYIVGIQSAKTLLQISENAKTKTDLEIKKAVINAYGNVLLAEENVAILNKNVENVQKNYDETNEIFKNGLAEEEDVEQLEITLLNLKNNLSRSQRMRDIAYEMFNLTLGIPVEKPVNLTEELDALAMQYFDLELLQEEIPVEENIDYRIAANTAESREIEVKLEKSKALPSLSGFLNYGVQGFSQQFTFFDSDQEYFDQSILGVSLNIPIFSSGMRNSRTQQKQIAYEQAMVELEQTENEVKRQINSAKSDYEFSLENYQAQKKNLELAERIENKNQIKFFEGIASSFELSEAQRQLYQAQQDFLQSMLNVITAKVELENLLDTRKYNNED; encoded by the coding sequence ATGAAATTTAGATACCTGTTAATTTTGCTGATCTCGCTAAACAGCATAGCCCAGGAAACCCAGGAGGATTACAGCTTTACACTAGAAGAAGCTATAAAATACGCCCTGGAGAATAATTACTCCTCAATAAATTCGCAAAAAGACATTGAAATTGCGTTAAAACAAAAATGGGAGATTATTGCGCAGGGATTACCACAAATTAGCGCTACTGGAGATTATCAAAACAATTTAAAATTGCCCGTTACCTTGCTTCCGGCAGAAATTGCGGGAGGGGAACCCGGCGAATTTGTCCCGGTTACTTTTGGCACAAAGCACAATGTAAATGCCACCGCTACCTGGAACCAACTTATTTTTGATGGTTCTTATATTGTAGGAATTCAATCGGCTAAAACCTTGCTTCAAATTTCTGAAAATGCAAAAACAAAAACCGATCTTGAAATAAAAAAAGCGGTAATAAATGCCTACGGAAATGTTTTGCTTGCGGAAGAAAACGTAGCAATTCTTAACAAGAATGTAGAAAACGTTCAGAAGAATTATGATGAGACCAATGAGATCTTTAAAAATGGTCTCGCTGAAGAAGAAGATGTAGAACAGTTAGAAATCACTTTGCTCAACTTAAAAAACAACTTGAGCCGAAGCCAGCGAATGCGCGATATTGCCTACGAAATGTTCAATCTTACACTTGGGATACCAGTAGAAAAACCTGTTAACCTAACCGAAGAATTAGATGCCTTGGCAATGCAATACTTCGATTTGGAACTATTGCAAGAAGAAATTCCTGTTGAAGAAAATATAGATTACAGAATTGCCGCCAACACCGCTGAATCTCGCGAAATTGAAGTGAAGCTGGAAAAATCTAAAGCACTCCCTTCGCTAAGCGGATTTCTAAATTATGGTGTTCAGGGCTTCAGCCAGCAATTCACTTTTTTTGATAGTGATCAGGAGTATTTTGATCAGTCTATATTAGGAGTAAGTTTAAACATACCCATTTTTAGCAGCGGAATGAGAAATTCCAGAACTCAGCAAAAACAAATTGCCTATGAACAGGCGATGGTAGAACTGGAACAAACCGAAAACGAAGTAAAACGTCAAATCAATTCAGCTAAAAGTGATTACGAGTTTAGTCTTGAAAATTACCAGGCGCAAAAGAAAAACCTGGAACTAGCCGAAAGAATTGAAAATAAAAACCAGATTAAGTTTTTTGAAGGAATTGCCAGCAGTTTTGAGCTAAGTGAAGCCCAGCGTCAACTTTACCAGGCGCAACAGGATTTCTTACAATCTATGTTAAATGTAATTACCGCAAAGGTTGAGTTAGAAAACCTTTTGGATACCAGAAAATATAACAATGAAGACTAA
- a CDS encoding toxin-antitoxin system YwqK family antitoxin has translation MKKIKNILMAAIFTFGAAALAQENPEPKFEKDGDLIKGTFYFEDGSVQQIGTYKDGKLHGEWISYDTNGKKQSIATYTEGEKTGKWFFWSSDKLTEVDYDNNKIAGVNTWKSDGTLADN, from the coding sequence ATGAAAAAGATTAAAAACATATTAATGGCTGCTATTTTTACTTTTGGTGCAGCTGCTTTGGCGCAGGAAAATCCAGAGCCAAAATTTGAAAAAGATGGAGACCTTATAAAAGGTACTTTTTATTTTGAAGATGGTTCTGTTCAACAAATAGGAACTTATAAAGATGGAAAGCTTCACGGTGAATGGATTTCTTATGATACCAATGGTAAAAAGCAAAGCATTGCTACCTATACTGAAGGTGAGAAAACCGGAAAATGGTTCTTTTGGTCTTCAGATAAATTAACTGAAGTAGATTACGATAATAACAAAATCGCCGGTGTTAATACCTGGAAAAGCGATGGTACTTTAGCTGATAACTAG
- the aspS gene encoding aspartate--tRNA ligase, with protein MYRSHNCGELNAASIGQEVKLSGWVQKIRDKGFMVWVDLRDRYGITQLIFDEERSSKELMEKAQKLGREFVIQITGEVIERESKNTNIPTGEIEVLVAKVNILNTSLTPPFTIEDETDGGEDLRMKYRYLDIRRNPVKNKLKFRHKVGMEVRNYLSDQDFIEVETPYLIKSTPEGARDFVVPSRMNEGQFYALPQSPQTFKQLLMVGGMDKYFQIVKCFRDEDLRADRQPEFTQIDCEMAFVEQEDILNIFEGLTRHLLKEINDVEVEKFPRMTYAEAMKKYGNDKPDIRFGMEFAELNDLAKNKGFNVFDQQELVVGIAVPKAASFTRKEIDKLISWVKRPQVGANGLVWAKYNEDGTLKSSVDKFYSEEDLKTWAEETNAKPGDLILVMAGDANKTRTQLSALRMHLGNELGLRKADEFAPLWVVDFPLLEWDEETNRFHAMHHPFTSPKKEDFELLATKPGEVRANAYDLVLNGNEIGGGSIRIHDKETQAKMFDYLGFTPEEAKAQFGFLMDAFQYGAPPHGGIAFGFDRLVAILGGQESIRDFIAFPKNNNGRDVMIDAPAKLDETQLKELHLQVKLK; from the coding sequence ATGTATAGAAGTCATAACTGCGGGGAATTAAATGCAGCTTCAATTGGCCAGGAAGTAAAACTTTCAGGCTGGGTTCAAAAAATAAGAGACAAAGGTTTCATGGTTTGGGTAGATTTGCGCGATCGTTACGGCATCACCCAGCTTATTTTTGATGAAGAGCGTTCTTCAAAAGAACTTATGGAAAAAGCCCAAAAACTGGGGCGGGAATTCGTGATTCAGATAACCGGCGAAGTTATAGAGCGAGAATCTAAAAATACGAATATTCCAACCGGTGAGATTGAGGTTTTAGTTGCTAAAGTTAATATCCTTAATACTTCCCTTACTCCTCCCTTCACTATTGAAGACGAAACCGATGGAGGTGAAGATCTAAGAATGAAATATCGCTATCTCGATATTAGAAGAAATCCGGTAAAAAATAAACTGAAATTTCGTCATAAGGTTGGAATGGAAGTGAGAAATTATCTTTCTGACCAGGATTTTATTGAAGTGGAAACTCCTTATTTAATAAAATCTACTCCTGAAGGTGCACGTGATTTTGTAGTACCAAGCAGAATGAACGAAGGTCAGTTTTATGCTCTGCCACAATCTCCACAAACCTTTAAGCAATTGCTTATGGTTGGCGGTATGGATAAATATTTCCAGATCGTAAAATGTTTTAGAGATGAAGATCTTAGAGCCGACAGGCAGCCAGAATTCACACAAATAGACTGCGAAATGGCTTTCGTAGAACAGGAAGATATTTTAAATATTTTTGAAGGCTTGACTCGTCATTTATTGAAAGAAATCAACGACGTGGAAGTTGAGAAATTTCCGAGAATGACCTACGCTGAAGCGATGAAAAAATACGGTAACGACAAGCCAGATATTCGATTTGGGATGGAGTTTGCCGAACTAAACGATCTCGCTAAAAACAAAGGTTTTAATGTTTTCGATCAGCAGGAATTAGTTGTGGGAATTGCGGTTCCGAAAGCGGCTTCTTTCACAAGAAAGGAAATAGACAAATTAATCTCCTGGGTTAAAAGACCACAGGTAGGTGCCAATGGACTTGTTTGGGCAAAATATAATGAAGATGGAACTTTAAAATCTTCAGTAGATAAATTTTATTCAGAAGAAGATCTAAAAACCTGGGCAGAAGAAACTAATGCAAAACCGGGAGACCTTATTTTGGTTATGGCCGGTGATGCTAACAAAACCAGAACTCAGTTAAGTGCATTGAGAATGCATTTAGGAAACGAATTAGGCTTGAGAAAAGCTGATGAATTCGCTCCGCTTTGGGTGGTAGATTTCCCACTTTTAGAATGGGATGAAGAAACCAATCGTTTTCACGCGATGCACCACCCATTTACTTCCCCGAAAAAAGAAGATTTTGAACTTTTAGCAACAAAACCGGGAGAAGTTCGTGCCAATGCCTATGATTTAGTATTGAACGGAAACGAAATTGGCGGTGGTTCTATTAGAATTCATGATAAGGAAACCCAGGCTAAAATGTTTGATTATCTTGGTTTTACTCCAGAAGAAGCTAAAGCACAATTCGGCTTTTTAATGGATGCCTTTCAATATGGAGCACCACCACACGGTGGGATCGCTTTCGGATTTGATAGGTTAGTAGCCATCTTAGGTGGACAGGAAAGCATTAGAGATTTTATTGCTTTCCCTAAAAACAATAATGGTAGGGATGTAATGATAGATGCACCCGCAAAACTGGATGAAACTCAACTTAAAGAACTTCATCTTCAGGTAAAATTAAAATAG
- a CDS encoding cupin domain-containing protein, whose amino-acid sequence MKIQEQFFKPKHYCLLLTFLLSFGIYAQETSENSINFTKSDKELEWGPCPEFMPDGCNVAVLHGNPAEKNADIFFKIPAYAEIPAHTHTSPERMILISGKLEVTYEGEQTKTLKEGSYAYGPANKAHSAKCGDAPCVLFIAFEDPVDAIAVKQD is encoded by the coding sequence ATGAAAATTCAAGAACAGTTTTTCAAACCAAAACATTATTGTTTATTACTAACTTTCCTTTTATCCTTCGGAATTTACGCCCAGGAAACTTCTGAAAATTCAATAAATTTCACAAAAAGTGATAAAGAACTGGAATGGGGTCCCTGCCCTGAATTTATGCCAGATGGTTGTAACGTTGCCGTTTTACATGGAAATCCTGCTGAAAAAAATGCAGATATCTTCTTTAAAATTCCGGCTTATGCCGAAATACCGGCTCACACCCACACTTCGCCAGAACGAATGATCCTTATTTCGGGTAAGTTAGAAGTAACTTATGAGGGAGAGCAAACCAAAACTTTAAAAGAAGGCTCCTATGCTTACGGACCTGCAAATAAAGCTCATTCAGCAAAATGTGGAGATGCTCCCTGTGTGCTCTTTATTGCATTCGAAGATCCTGTAGATGCAATAGCAGTGAAGCAGGATTAA
- a CDS encoding chloride channel protein produces the protein MSSKVTALLTQFSDWSTRHLSHQQFLMVLSSLIGFLAGLVAVSIKNLTHYIQRLLEDEFIVTYHNAFYFIFPILGIALTIFIIKFVVKKDIGNGIPTVLHAISKRQGIMRRFQSYASLITAPLTVGFGGSVGLEAPTVATGASLSSNLSRLFKMNQATRTLLIGCAAAGAMSSLFKAPIAAIIFAIEIFSLDLTLVSMIPLLIASVSAILTSYFFFGNDIILHYQLSDQFDISEVPFYVLLGVLAAVCSIYFGKVYFKFAELFRKIKSGFLRLLAGGLGLGVLIFFIPPLYGEGYDVINNLLQENYMFALQTNLFDAYLDNIWVVIVLLAGLVIFKIIATSLTLGAGGIGGIFAPVLFMGSAMGHCFALIVNNLGLLKNPISVSNFTLVGMAGVMAGVMHAPLTAIFLIAELTGGYELFVPLMITAAISFVVTSRFQPHSVYTMELAQRGELLTHNKDQAVLTLLNIQQIIEKNFVTLNIDMNLGDVIHEGVIKSSRNLFPVIDENRNFLGIILLDDIRPIMFDQKMYNEVKVSDIMQRAPEIIDLRKDRPKDIMSKFQETNAWNLPVVEDEKYIGFISKSKMLTAYRQKLIEVTV, from the coding sequence GTGAGCAGTAAAGTTACAGCACTTTTAACCCAGTTTTCAGACTGGAGCACCAGGCATCTTAGCCATCAACAATTTTTGATGGTTTTAAGTTCGCTTATTGGTTTCCTGGCGGGTCTTGTAGCAGTAAGCATTAAGAATCTCACTCATTATATTCAGCGTTTACTGGAAGACGAATTTATTGTAACCTATCATAATGCGTTCTATTTTATCTTTCCAATTTTAGGAATTGCACTTACCATTTTTATTATAAAATTTGTGGTGAAAAAGGATATAGGAAATGGTATCCCCACGGTTTTGCACGCTATTTCTAAAAGACAGGGAATTATGCGTAGATTTCAATCTTATGCTTCCTTAATTACAGCACCACTTACTGTAGGATTTGGAGGATCGGTAGGATTGGAAGCCCCCACCGTTGCAACAGGTGCTTCTTTAAGCTCTAATTTATCGCGTCTATTTAAAATGAACCAGGCCACGCGCACGCTTTTAATAGGTTGTGCGGCTGCAGGCGCGATGTCCTCTTTATTTAAAGCACCAATTGCTGCCATCATTTTTGCTATAGAAATATTTAGCCTGGATCTTACCTTAGTTTCTATGATTCCGTTGTTAATTGCTTCGGTTTCTGCAATCCTTACCTCCTATTTCTTTTTTGGGAACGATATCATTTTACATTACCAATTAAGCGATCAGTTTGATATATCTGAAGTTCCTTTTTATGTGCTATTAGGTGTACTGGCTGCAGTTTGCTCAATTTACTTCGGAAAAGTTTACTTTAAATTCGCTGAATTATTCCGGAAAATAAAGTCTGGCTTTCTTAGATTGCTTGCCGGTGGTCTTGGTTTAGGTGTTCTCATATTCTTTATACCACCGCTATACGGTGAAGGTTACGACGTAATCAACAATTTACTTCAGGAAAATTATATGTTTGCCCTGCAAACCAATCTTTTTGATGCTTATTTAGATAATATTTGGGTAGTAATTGTTTTACTGGCAGGTCTTGTGATTTTTAAAATTATAGCCACTTCACTCACCCTTGGCGCAGGAGGAATCGGAGGTATTTTTGCTCCCGTTTTATTTATGGGAAGCGCCATGGGGCATTGTTTCGCCCTTATTGTCAATAATCTTGGGTTACTAAAAAATCCTATTTCAGTGAGCAATTTCACTTTAGTGGGAATGGCCGGGGTTATGGCAGGGGTAATGCACGCACCGCTTACCGCAATTTTCCTAATTGCTGAACTTACCGGCGGCTACGAACTTTTTGTCCCCTTAATGATCACGGCAGCCATATCTTTTGTAGTAACCAGTAGGTTTCAGCCGCATTCTGTTTATACCATGGAACTTGCTCAACGTGGAGAGTTGCTAACTCATAATAAAGATCAGGCCGTATTAACCCTATTGAATATTCAGCAAATTATAGAAAAGAACTTTGTAACCCTTAATATTGATATGAATCTTGGTGATGTTATTCACGAGGGTGTCATAAAATCCTCTAGAAATCTTTTTCCGGTTATTGATGAAAATCGTAACTTTTTAGGAATCATTCTCTTAGATGATATTCGGCCAATAATGTTTGATCAAAAGATGTACAATGAAGTAAAAGTGAGCGATATAATGCAACGAGCTCCCGAAATAATAGATCTAAGAAAAGATCGCCCAAAAGATATAATGAGCAAATTTCAGGAAACAAATGCCTGGAATCTTCCGGTGGTAGAAGATGAAAAATATATAGGTTTCATCTCTAAATCCAAGATGCTAACCGCCTATCGCCAAAAATTAATTGAAGTAACCGTTTAA